A genome region from Pseudanabaena sp. Chao 1811 includes the following:
- a CDS encoding DUF4388 domain-containing protein, translated as MAITGSLSEFSLPEIFQFLDQGQKTGILTIRDLKALQTGKSLLRHIWLHNGRVVAAGDRLDNRGLARLIEERGWITDTNRAEVERLIQANVPLGLNLKSLGILYPDQLKLLFSVQVLRQVCSLFQVETGQFRFDAKVDLPKAEMTGLSLPATETTLMGLRSLRDWQILQSKLPDTSSTLFKIIYDEPHLRLDASETQVWKLADGSMNLKKMAERLQLPLPKIQQISFRLIVVGLVEEVPDIDMGIADNSDDLKGLDGDISGQLSNPPVRTEISNSFLQSLVGFLQHKA; from the coding sequence ATGGCAATTACAGGCTCTTTATCCGAATTTTCTCTCCCAGAGATATTTCAGTTTTTAGATCAGGGTCAAAAAACTGGAATATTGACAATTAGAGATCTGAAAGCTCTGCAAACAGGAAAATCCTTATTGCGACATATTTGGTTACATAACGGACGGGTGGTAGCTGCGGGCGATCGCTTAGATAATCGTGGTTTAGCAAGGTTAATAGAAGAGAGAGGCTGGATTACAGATACAAATCGTGCGGAGGTAGAACGCCTCATCCAAGCAAATGTCCCCTTAGGACTAAATCTAAAATCTTTAGGAATACTATATCCCGATCAACTCAAGTTACTATTTAGCGTGCAGGTTTTAAGACAGGTCTGCTCGTTGTTTCAAGTAGAGACAGGTCAGTTTCGCTTTGACGCGAAAGTTGATTTACCTAAGGCAGAGATGACAGGACTTAGTCTACCTGCTACGGAAACGACATTAATGGGGTTACGTAGTCTCAGGGATTGGCAAATTTTGCAAAGTAAATTGCCTGACACTAGCTCAACATTATTCAAAATTATTTATGATGAACCCCATTTACGTTTAGATGCCAGTGAAACGCAGGTATGGAAACTAGCAGATGGCTCCATGAATCTCAAAAAGATGGCAGAGCGATTGCAACTTCCTTTGCCAAAAATTCAGCAAATTTCATTTCGGTTGATTGTCGTTGGTTTAGTGGAAGAAGTACCTGATATTGATATGGGCATCGCTGATAACAGTGATGATCTCAAAGGGTTGGATGGAGATATCAGTGGGCAATTGTCCAATCCTCCAGTAAGAACTGAGATCAGTAATTCATTTTTACAAAGCCTCGTAGGATTTTTACAACATAAGGCTTAG
- a CDS encoding GTP-binding protein — protein MEIMRLVVAGTVGAGKSTFIRTVSEIDVVDTDRRATDETAEIKHKTTVAMDFGRLTFGPDMALHIYGTPGQQRFDFMWDILIRKAHAFILLVAAHRPHEFRYARRILSYLNRRVQIPYIIGITHMDCEGAWSSENIKLALGFVDTKSQPPVVVLNAEDRDTVIQAIIALVQYYISMR, from the coding sequence ATGGAAATCATGCGTTTGGTTGTAGCTGGTACGGTTGGTGCGGGGAAATCAACTTTTATTCGGACTGTAAGTGAAATTGATGTCGTCGATACCGATCGCCGAGCAACAGATGAAACAGCAGAAATAAAACATAAGACCACTGTAGCGATGGACTTTGGTCGTTTAACTTTTGGTCCAGATATGGCTCTACATATTTATGGAACTCCTGGTCAGCAGCGCTTTGACTTTATGTGGGATATACTCATTCGTAAAGCCCATGCCTTTATTTTGTTAGTGGCAGCGCATCGCCCCCATGAATTTCGCTATGCAAGGCGAATTCTGAGCTATTTAAATCGACGAGTCCAAATTCCTTATATTATTGGTATTACGCACATGGACTGCGAGGGGGCATGGTCAAGTGAGAATATCAAACTGGCACTAGGTTTTGTTGATACCAAAAGTCAACCCCCTGTGGTTGTTTTGAATGCGGAAGATCGAGACACGGTCATTCAGGCAATCATCGCACTGGTGCAATATTATATTTCTATGAGATAA